The DNA segment GTGGTCGGTAAGCGGCTCGCGGGCTATGACTACTCCTGCCGCATGTGTAGACGCATGACGACTCAAGCCTTCTACTCTTTTAGCAGTTTCGAGGACATTGTTTACCGAAGCGTCCCTGCTTTTTAACTGTCGCAGCTCTTCGCTCATTTCCAGCGCCTTATCTATAGTCATTCCCGGGGAAAAAGGCACCAGCCGTGCGATACGATCAACATCACCATACGGCATCCCCAGCGCGCGACCCACATCTCTTATAGCCGCTCGGGCACCCATTGTTCCAAAGGTTATAATCTGAGCTACGTGATCAGCCCCATATTTTCGAGAAACATAGTTAATCACTTCATCCCGTCGTGTATCGGCAAAATCAAGGTCAATATCCGGCATTTCTCGCCTTTCGATATTCAAAAACCTTTCAAAAACCAGCTTGTGCTCGATCGGATCAACTTCGGTTATTCCAAGACAACGAAGAACTATTGATGACGCAGCGCTACCCCGCACATTAAATAAAATGCCTTCACGGCGTACAAACGACACAATGTCCCATACTACCAGAAAATAATTGGCAAAGTCTGTCTGACGGATAACATCAAGCTCATAATTAAGCCGATCTTGAATCTCATCATTGGCATTGGGATAATAACGCTCTAATCCAGCAGAGCAAAGGTCTTTAAGATATTGAAGGGGAGTTTTTCCTTCAGGTATATCAATCTGCGGTAAGTGCAGTCTGCCGAAATCAATCTCAAGATTACACTTTTCGGCAATTTTATTGCTATTTTCGATCGCTTCAGGTATATCGCTGAACTGCTCTGTCATTTCCTCAGAGCTTTTCAGATAGAAGTAGTCACCCCCCATTTTTTTCCGCTTTTCTTCAAACACGGTGGCATTGGTGCCAATGCACAAGAGCAAGTCATGAGGACTGGAATCCCCGGGGAAGATATAATGCACGTCATTGGTTGCCACCATAGGTATTCCGAGTTCCCTGGCAAGTGGTACCAGCTGCTTGTTCACCTGTTCGAGTTCGGGAATTGGGTGGCGTTGCAGTTCAATATAAAAATCTTCCCCGAATACACGTTGATACCAAAGAGCAGCCTCACGAGCTTCAAGCAGGCGGTTACTTAAAATAAGCTTGGGTATTTCGCCGGCTATGCATGCCGTTAGAGCAATCAAACCTTCGCTATGTTTTTCCAGGATTTCTTTATCCATCCTGGGTCTATAGTAAAAACCTTCAGTATTTGCCAGACTGACAAGCCGTATCAAGTTCTTGTATCCGGTACTATTTTTCGCTAGCAACACCAAATGATAATTTTCCCGATCTGCGCTGGTCTTGCTATGCCTGCTGCCGTTTGCCAGATAAGCTTCACAGCCAATAATAGGCTTGATGCCGGCTTCTTTGGCTGCCTGATAGAACTGGATAGCACCATGGAGTACCCCATGGTCGGTAATGGCAATGGCATCCATACCGAGATCTATTGCTCGTTGAACAAGTTCCGGAATGCGGCACATGGCATCAAGGAGGCTGTATTCGGTGTGGACATGGAGATGAGTATGTTTCACAATGCTAATTATAACAATGGCTGCCAGGTTTATAAAGCCGGGTCTGGCTGGCTAGGCCAGACAACTTTAATTTAATTATTGTAAAATAGTCAGAGAAAGGAATAAATATGAAGTATTTCAACCTGCTATCCAAATTTCTATTGGTAGTTTGTCTGCCAGTTCTGTTTCTAACTGCCAGTATTGCAATTGCTTTTAATAGTCAGTGGGTATATCAGAGAGGATTTAATAAATATGACATTGAGGTTGTTACCGGTATTGAAAAATCCGAGTTAAAAAAAGCCAGCCAGGAATTAATCAGGTATTTCAACTCATCAGAAGAGTTAGCGGAAATCACGGTCATTAAAAATGGGCAGCTGTTTACATTGTTTAACGAAAAGGAAGTGCTGCACCTTAAAGACGTGAAGGATTTGGTAAATCTGGACTATACCGCACTTGTGCTTTCAAGCCTATATGTACTGGGCTTTTGCGCTGTTTCCCTCGCACTGAAACCATCCGGACAGGGCATGATCCTACGCAAGTTTGCTTTTGGAAGTCTATTGACTTTGTTGGCAATAACAGCGACTGGAATTATCGCACTGATGGACTTCAACTGGCTGTTTTTACAGTTTCATCTTATCAGTTTTACTAATGATCTCTGGTTGCTCGATCCGGCTACAGATTACCTAATCATGATGTTTCCGCAGGGTTTTTGGTTTGATGCTGCTCTGTTAGTAGCTGGTTTGACCGCCGGAGGAGCGCTGCTAACAGGAGCTTCATCCTTATTGTTGGCGAGCCGGCAACAGCGGGATTAAAAACACCCCAGCTGGCAGACGGAAACCTTAAAATCCCGGGCATTTATTTCGTTGGAAATGTCCATCGGCTTTAGCTTGTACTTGCGGGCAAGCTCAAATACTGCTTCACAGGTCAATCGGCCAGCCGATTCAAGTTGGTTGATTTCTGCAACCACTTCCCCGTCCATCCTTTTCATTTCAATATCTTCGAAAGGAGTTTTATCAACTTTAAAGCAGCCAATCTGACAATCGATCACCCTGCGGCCCATTTTATCAACGATCGCACCAACCGCGATCCTTGGGACTCCAGCATCCCTGGCAATTTTCCAGGCCAGCGGGCACGGCATATATCCATCCTTCAGTGAAGCACTTATGACACTTTCCAGCTCTGCAAGTTTTTCTGCGGGTAGATTGGCAGGATTTTCCGATAATTGTATCCTCCCACGTTTTTTCGTTTTATCTTTCTCGTTGAAGTCTCTCATGTCTACCTTCCTTGATTTCATTTAGATGGATTGAGAAATTAACTGTAAATCCGGGTAGATTCTACCCCCGAATTTCGCAAAAGACAAATCATGCGGCAATTAAAAGACGATATCGCACCATGCTCCGCTTGCCTGTAAATATTACACAGGCATACAGTAAAACGCCTGCGTACTTGCCGGAAAACAAACCGAAGAACAATTATTACATATGGAGGATTTTACTTAAAAAAGACCGAGTACGTTCATGAGTGGGATCGGTAAAAAATACGTCAGGGGGCGCTTCTTCAATAATCTGGCCTTCATCCATAAAAATTACTCTTTGCGCAGCAGCCCGGGCAAAACCCATCTCATGAGAAACGACCAGCATTGTCATTCCTTCGCTTGCCAGTGAGCCCATCACATCAAGAACCTCTTTTATCATTTCAGGATCAAGAGCAGATGTGGGCTCATCGAATAACATAACCCTCGGATTCATCGCTAAAGCCCTTGCGATAGCCACACGCTGCTGCTGGCCACCGGATAGCTGAGATGGATAGCTCCGCGCTTTTTCAGGTATCCCCACCTTTACAAGCAGCTCCTGGGCAATTTTTTCAGCTTCCTCTTTGGTTCGCTTGCGTACAATAGTCTGCGCAAGTATCAAGTTCTGAAGAACTGTAAGGTGCGCGAAAAGATTAAACGACTGGAACACCATTCCTACTTCGCGACGCACCGCATTAATGTTCTGGTTGGTATCCAACGGTATTCCATCAACAACTATGCTGCCTTTATCATATTCTTCCAGGCGGTTAATACAACGCAGTAAAGTTGATTTGCCAGAACCAGAAGGACCTACTATCACAATGACTTCGCCTTCTTCGACAGTCAGGTTTACTCCCTTAAGAGCTTCAACATGCCCAAAGCTTTTGTATACGTCCTTTATTTCTATGATAGCTTGCGCCATGTTAACTTCCACGCCTCGATCGTTTTTCAATGTAGGAAACCACTCGCGCTGCGACCAGAGTGAGTACCAGATAGAGCAAAGCTACCATCAGCCAAGTTTCAATAGGATTAAAATGGGCAGACATAAACTCTCTTCCTTTTCTGGTAATGTCTGCCACAGCTACTACGCTAACCAGTGAAGAATCTTTTAACAGCGCAATAAATTCATTCCCCATAGGGGGTAATATCACCCTGAATGCCTGTGGTAACACCACATAGCGCATAGCCTGAAAATGACTCATGCCAAGAGACCTTGCGGCTTCCATTTGTCCTTTTGGAATACTCTGGATACCGGAACGAACAATTTCGCTCATATAAGCTCCGTAGCATACCGTAATAGCTATAATAGCCGTAAGGATCGGATTTGCACGATAGTTAATTAGTGGCGCCCAGTTAAGCCAAACTCCAATTTTTTGTATGACTACCGGAGAGGCGAAATACCAGGCGATCAGCTGAACAAGCAAGGGTATGCCACGAACAATTTCTACGTAGAGAGAGGAAATTCCAAAGATAAGCTTGTTCTTGGAAAGTCGGCCCAACCCTCCAAACAAGCCAAGAATCAGCATTAAAAAATAGCTCGCAATAGTTACCAGAATGGTTACCAGAATCCCTTCCCGGGCAAAGACAACTATTTCCTTGAAAGGTACCGGGGCGAGCATGACCAGCAAAATTATGATGGCGATAACCGCCGCTACCAGCCACCACCAGGGATCCTGACGTATATTGACCTCACCCCCGGTGACGAAGCTTAACTCACTAATAGGTTCATTCTTTTCTTTTTGTTCCATTTATTAAACCAAGGGAGGGTTCAATTGAACCCTCCCACAATTGTTCTATTAATCAACCAGCCATTTTTCAACAAGCTGGTCTATCACGCCTTTGGCTTTGACTTCAGCCAATGCTGCGTTTATCTTTGACATTAACTCGTCGCTTCCCTTGGGCATAGCAATACCATACTCTTCGGTGGTCAATACTTCGCCTACCGTTTTCAAGGTATCATACTTGTTTACATAGCCGGAAGCAACTGGAGTATCGCAGACAACTGCATCAACCTGGTTATTCATAAGAGCTACAAAAGCCATGCCGATTTCATCGTACCCGGTTACATTGACGCCATCCATTGCGCTTACTTCATCATCCCCGGTAGTACCGGACTGAACGCCAACCTTTTTACCGACAAGGTCGCCAGCTCCTGTCATCGTGCTGTCAGTCCTGGCAACGATGATCTGCCCTGCAATATAATACGGATCAGAAAAATCCATGTCAGCCTTACGCTCTTCCTTAATAGTTATGGATGAAATGGCTGCATCATAGGTACCTTGTGCCACACCAGCAAGCAGCGGGTCCCATTCAACGTTAATCCACTCAACTTCAAGACCGGCTTCTTCTGCGATTGCATTGAAAAGATCGACATCGAAGCCAACTATTTCGCCAGTCGTTGTATCAACATATTCAAAAGGCGGCCAGGTAGCATCAGTAGCTACACGAATCTTGCCGGTATCGCCACCACAACCCGGCAACAGTAACCCGGCTACGAGCACAGTAGCCAACAACAACCATAATATACGTTTCATGTATCCCCCCTTATTGTATTTTCTTTTGGATTATTTACTTCTCAGCGATAATTTAAACAAGTTTAGAAGTTTACTCTATTTTTATAAGCTGTGTCCAGATTTAAGCAGCATTCTACCTCAATCCAGGATACTCTGCCGAAAAATAAGTTACCCGCCAAAAAAAATTTGGCGGGTAACGGATAATACCAAAACCAGCTAAAAAGACGGTAAAACTATGCCTCTGCTGCTCCAGTATCAGCTTCCTTACCAACAACTTCAGTTTCGGAAACGGCTTTTTCTTCTTCTCCCTCTTCGGCTTCATCCTTGGCTGACTGGGTAACCCTAACAATAGCATGATCACCTGGAGTAATAATTTCCACGCCCTCTTCAGGCTGCAAATCAGAAACATAAATCGTTTGGCCAGCTTCAGTCAGCACGCTGATATCAACCTCGATGTGAGGAGGCAATTTATCAGGAAGACATTCAATCTGGATTTCGTTAAGTTGATGATCCAAAAAGTTCTCACTATATTCTAACGCGGGCGCTTGACCGATAAGTAATACAGGTATATCGGCTGAAATTTTTTGGCTCATATTTACCTGGTACAAATCAACATGCACCAGACTCTGGCTAAGGGAATGCCGAGATACGTTTTTTATCAGTACGTTACGATTATTGTTTTCACCTTCCACATCAAGTAAAATAATTCGTGAAGTACCCCCCTTGATGATTAGTTCCAAGTCTTTCTCTCCCAATTCGAGCGCAAGAGAATCAACGCCTTGTCCGTATACATTAGCGGGAACGATACCATCCCGTCTTAAAAACCGTGTTCTCTTACCAAATAACTTGCGTTTACCGGCTTTAAGGACTGCTTTTTTCATATATTTTCTCCTCTATTCGGAATACAGATTGCTTTTTATTATACCACTTTACAGACTTGAACCGCATCCACATTTGCTAGACACCCCCCCCTAACCATCGATACTCTAATACGTTATATATCAGAGGGTATTTTTGGAGGAGGGGGCGATATGCAAAGACAATTCATAAAAATCAAGGCAAGCCGCCACTATACACAGAACGAAGTTCCGGTGATAGACTGGGCACTCGTAAGTTGTATTTGCGCCGCCGTGTTTTTGACCATAATTATCATTTGGGGCATCGGACAAGCGCTCGGACTCTGATCACTCAAACATTGGCTTTAACTCATCTTCGTGAGTAACAAGCTCTTTTTTCTCTTCCGAGGTCAACCGGACCGTGTATACGTAAAAAACCTGGCTTCGATCAGGACTGTAAATATAATAATAATCTTCTATAGTGGCAGTTTTTCCTGCGTAGGGTTCAATTGCAGCATCCCCAGGGGTTCGTTCTTGTTTAACCGGCTGTATGATAACCCTTTGCCCGGTATGAAACTTTGGTGCCCTTACAGTTTCACCTGCCATTATAGCTCACCATAATAGTCACACCCCTTGTGGTTGTCAATAGGGCGACTCGCCAATTTCTCTTTCGATCAAACTATAACGGACTTTAAACCCTATCCAGAAAACTATAGCAGCCCCCAGTCTATATACC comes from the Dehalococcoidales bacterium genome and includes:
- a CDS encoding amino acid ABC transporter ATP-binding protein — translated: MAQAIIEIKDVYKSFGHVEALKGVNLTVEEGEVIVIVGPSGSGKSTLLRCINRLEEYDKGSIVVDGIPLDTNQNINAVRREVGMVFQSFNLFAHLTVLQNLILAQTIVRKRTKEEAEKIAQELLVKVGIPEKARSYPSQLSGGQQQRVAIARALAMNPRVMLFDEPTSALDPEMIKEVLDVMGSLASEGMTMLVVSHEMGFARAAAQRVIFMDEGQIIEEAPPDVFFTDPTHERTRSFLSKILHM
- a CDS encoding TIGR01906 family membrane protein — encoded protein: MKYFNLLSKFLLVVCLPVLFLTASIAIAFNSQWVYQRGFNKYDIEVVTGIEKSELKKASQELIRYFNSSEELAEITVIKNGQLFTLFNEKEVLHLKDVKDLVNLDYTALVLSSLYVLGFCAVSLALKPSGQGMILRKFAFGSLLTLLAITATGIIALMDFNWLFLQFHLISFTNDLWLLDPATDYLIMMFPQGFWFDAALLVAGLTAGGALLTGASSLLLASRQQRD
- a CDS encoding amino acid ABC transporter permease, which translates into the protein MEQKEKNEPISELSFVTGGEVNIRQDPWWWLVAAVIAIIILLVMLAPVPFKEIVVFAREGILVTILVTIASYFLMLILGLFGGLGRLSKNKLIFGISSLYVEIVRGIPLLVQLIAWYFASPVVIQKIGVWLNWAPLINYRANPILTAIIAITVCYGAYMSEIVRSGIQSIPKGQMEAARSLGMSHFQAMRYVVLPQAFRVILPPMGNEFIALLKDSSLVSVVAVADITRKGREFMSAHFNPIETWLMVALLYLVLTLVAARVVSYIEKRSRRGS
- a CDS encoding 50S ribosomal protein L25 yields the protein MKKAVLKAGKRKLFGKRTRFLRRDGIVPANVYGQGVDSLALELGEKDLELIIKGGTSRIILLDVEGENNNRNVLIKNVSRHSLSQSLVHVDLYQVNMSQKISADIPVLLIGQAPALEYSENFLDHQLNEIQIECLPDKLPPHIEVDISVLTEAGQTIYVSDLQPEEGVEIITPGDHAIVRVTQSAKDEAEEGEEEKAVSETEVVGKEADTGAAEA
- a CDS encoding basic amino acid ABC transporter substrate-binding protein, which encodes MKRILWLLLATVLVAGLLLPGCGGDTGKIRVATDATWPPFEYVDTTTGEIVGFDVDLFNAIAEEAGLEVEWINVEWDPLLAGVAQGTYDAAISSITIKEERKADMDFSDPYYIAGQIIVARTDSTMTGAGDLVGKKVGVQSGTTGDDEVSAMDGVNVTGYDEIGMAFVALMNNQVDAVVCDTPVASGYVNKYDTLKTVGEVLTTEEYGIAMPKGSDELMSKINAALAEVKAKGVIDQLVEKWLVD